One Cytophagia bacterium CHB2 genomic window, AGTCGAGTCGCCGGAAGGGCGCGGTTTTGGCGGACAAAGGGCGATTCCACGCGATCCCAGCTCACCCTAAACTGTCGAAAAATATACCCGCAAAAGCATGAGAATGCGGCAAGTTGCTCTATACACACATTTTACCTGTTCGCGAGCCGCAACTCAGGCCAAAGGCTTGTCGATGATTTCGTAAATTGAGGAAAGGCAAATTCTGGAGAAGGGGGAAAGCCTGTACGATAGGAAGGTTTTCGTTAAGGTTTCTTGACGAGGTAATTGCTAAGGTTTTTCAGCAGCCGCTTGCGCCGTTTTGCCGAGATTGAGCCGATTTCACCTTCGATATATTTTGGAGGGATTGCCACGAGATGCCCCAGTCGAATCAACGAGTCGGATTGCAGCCCACTTGCAGCAAGATCAGCATCAGAACGAGAGATGATTTCGTCAAACCCCTTGAGCGCCTGGTGCAGTTGCGAGCTCACTCCGCAGATCAGTAAATCGTGGTAACCCGGCAGCTCGCGTAAAACAACCGCAGGGCGTTTTTTCAATTGACCATCTGCTTGTTGGATAACCGCGATAACGACACTACCCTCTTGCATATGCTGGGTTCGGTTTTTTGATCATGTCCGAGGTGTATTCGGGCTCGTTGTCGCCAAACTCATTGTCCCACGACGTGAGCGCTAAAGACATCCAGCCTTCACGATCTTGATCAAGTTCAACGGCGTGAGCTTCGCTCTGCTTCTTTAAAGCTCGCAACCGGCCATTCTTGCGCGTCAACACCAGACCCTTATCCGTAACTTTGGTGACAGTAAACGTGTCCCCCACTTTCAGGTCGTGTTGCGTTATCACGGTTTTGGGAATGGGGAGCGTGATATGGTCACGAGTCTGTATTTTTGTTTTTGACATGGCTTATCCTTGCTTGTTCGTCAGGACGAAAATAAAATAACAAGCGACGCCACGAAAGGCAAGCCATTTTTCACAGCAGCCATTGAAACAGCGAGAAAGCCAACGCGAACGAGCCGCAACCAAAACGAACATCTCCAGCGGGTAGAAAAACCCAACGGATGCGGGAGGCTTTATCAGTTGAGTTTTTCAATCAGTTGGAAAAATCTTTGCTTTTTTTGCAATGATTCAACTTTAAAGAGGTTATTAAAGTTTTGGCGGACAAAGCGCGATTCCACACGATCCCCAATTCACCCGAAACTGAGGTACAGTATACCCGCAAAAGTGGGCGAATGCGTGTGAGAAACCTGGCAAAGCCGACCGTTCCTCAGCGGCAATATTAGCCATACAAAAATATTGCTTTTTCTCTGGCCTCGCCGTATCTTTGCCGCATGACAGAGAAAGTTGAGTTTGAATGGGATTTTGAAAAGGATTGGGAAAATCAAAATAAACACGGTGTATCATTTGTCGAAGCACAGTATGCTTTTGCAGATCATAACCGTGTTATTTTGAAAGATCATGCCCATAGCGATGCCGAAGAAAGATTCTACTGCGTCGGCAAGGTCGGTGATGGGATTATGACGGTACGCTTCACCTACCGAGAGAACAAGATCAGAGTATTTGGCGCTGGTTATTGGAGAAAAGGCAAGAAGATCTATGAAGAGCAAAACGCGAAAAAGAATTAAGTATACCGACGAGCCGATGAACCAGGTCGAGGTTATTGCGGATTTCCTCCCCTCACCGGAACAACTCGCCTTCAAGGAAGAAACCGTCAAGATAACGATTGCACTCAGCAAGAGCAGCCTTGACTTCTTCAAAGAGAAAGCCGAGAGGCATCATACGCCGTATCAAAAGATGATTCGCCGCCTCGTCGATGAATACGTAGCAAGGCAGAAACATCTTTCCGCGTGAAGGAGAAATCTCGCCTCGAACCGAAAGAGTCTTTCGGTGGAATGCTGAAGAAAATCCCTACCGGAAATGACATGCGGAAAATCGTTTTGAACGCGCCCGGAGGCCGTGTTTCGTGACAGCACCGCCCGGGCGGTTGTCACTCAAGTTTTTATTGCCAAAAGTCTTGTCAGGGAGTATATTCGAGCCATCACGAAAATGAAG contains:
- a CDS encoding BrnT family toxin, which produces MTEKVEFEWDFEKDWENQNKHGVSFVEAQYAFADHNRVILKDHAHSDAEERFYCVGKVGDGIMTVRFTYRENKIRVFGAGYWRKGKKIYEEQNAKKN
- a CDS encoding type II toxin-antitoxin system PemK/MazF family toxin, which translates into the protein MQEGSVVIAVIQQADGQLKKRPAVVLRELPGYHDLLICGVSSQLHQALKGFDEIISRSDADLAASGLQSDSLIRLGHLVAIPPKYIEGEIGSISAKRRKRLLKNLSNYLVKKP
- a CDS encoding CopG family transcriptional regulator encodes the protein MKSKTRKRIKYTDEPMNQVEVIADFLPSPEQLAFKEETVKITIALSKSSLDFFKEKAERHHTPYQKMIRRLVDEYVARQKHLSA